From Nitrososphaerales archaeon, one genomic window encodes:
- a CDS encoding DUF4352 domain-containing protein codes for MSRPCKVTILSLLLSLSLLFSTIHGTALAESSRIGETMVDDVRELYVSKVISSEIPNAEDKVISVELICKNIHTAPRLCVDIFFFSLVDSSGKHHRANLTESTIMAARTPIRDIIHGMLVFTIPKAQNATQLIYNEPRGSSFLIDLSSAKIPADTPPRGEWRLGRNMGLEVSDSRIKVKIYNETLTKDQYILDISIRNEGHMLVNYNALYMYLKDSTGLVFGPALDAEVDPKILSGTLLPGHQVRGKIAFNVGNQVGPFMFIYDDITMSYLTTGKFVPVSSPIKGLVTGKDSVSISKHNAYWESSSRTFKILGEISNGSEQPITGIIVHAVLKDRDSKTISTIDQNVRNFLSAAPTKLSSNARVPFTIEFNLPSVAKESIGSYELSLSYTYSDAYVAALQVNSAKLLQLSKSTPLSKYVFWQINGELENVGNVRSTHTQVMASLYDSNGLLVGVGGFSTLDAQPKELNPGQKRQFSLEIPVPVATKPSSFYLYVQSDQFVISEPKPSEIIKYGENGSEAHQNNNSMLVSSKQRDNLLQIVIKNVSNDISVYGIELKVNETSMHILKTKLRWNVSEVKENGVLLSTINNPINAGQKAKFLFNVNDEVSRIFYKVLSNEGKVLLEDHIEPFIVRFGSIR; via the coding sequence TTGTCTAGACCATGCAAGGTTACCATTTTATCATTGTTGCTATCCTTATCTCTACTATTCAGTACCATTCATGGAACAGCGCTAGCCGAATCATCTAGGATTGGAGAGACAATGGTTGACGACGTTAGGGAACTTTATGTTAGCAAAGTAATTTCATCAGAAATTCCTAATGCGGAGGATAAGGTGATCAGTGTAGAATTGATTTGCAAGAACATACATACAGCACCTCGCTTATGCGTCGATATCTTTTTCTTTTCGTTAGTAGATTCATCGGGCAAGCATCATCGTGCAAATCTAACAGAATCAACTATAATGGCAGCTAGAACGCCTATACGTGATATAATACACGGAATGCTGGTATTTACTATACCCAAGGCACAAAACGCGACTCAACTAATCTATAATGAACCAAGAGGTTCCTCGTTTTTGATAGATTTATCGTCAGCAAAGATCCCTGCAGATACACCTCCTAGAGGCGAATGGAGATTAGGTAGAAACATGGGGCTTGAGGTATCAGACTCTAGAATCAAGGTAAAGATTTACAACGAGACATTAACCAAAGATCAATACATTCTAGATATATCTATTCGCAATGAAGGGCATATGTTAGTGAATTATAACGCTCTTTACATGTATCTAAAAGATAGTACTGGTCTTGTATTTGGTCCAGCACTTGACGCTGAGGTTGACCCAAAGATCTTATCGGGTACCCTTTTGCCTGGCCATCAGGTAAGGGGAAAGATTGCATTTAATGTTGGAAATCAAGTAGGGCCATTCATGTTCATATACGATGATATTACCATGTCATACCTCACAACCGGAAAGTTTGTACCCGTATCTTCACCTATAAAAGGGCTGGTGACAGGCAAGGATTCGGTAAGTATCAGCAAGCATAACGCATACTGGGAGTCATCATCAAGAACCTTCAAGATATTAGGGGAGATCTCAAACGGTTCTGAACAACCTATAACTGGAATTATAGTTCATGCAGTACTGAAAGATAGAGACTCTAAGACAATCTCAACGATTGACCAGAATGTGAGAAACTTCCTATCTGCTGCACCTACTAAATTATCTTCTAACGCAAGAGTTCCATTTACCATAGAGTTCAATCTTCCAAGCGTTGCAAAGGAAAGCATAGGTTCCTATGAATTATCTTTAAGCTACACTTATTCAGATGCATATGTAGCGGCTCTTCAGGTGAATTCCGCTAAACTGTTGCAACTATCAAAGTCCACACCTCTATCGAAATATGTTTTTTGGCAAATAAACGGTGAATTAGAGAATGTGGGAAATGTTAGAAGCACCCATACACAAGTTATGGCGTCTCTTTACGATTCTAACGGTCTGTTAGTTGGTGTAGGGGGTTTCTCTACACTTGACGCACAGCCAAAAGAATTGAACCCTGGTCAGAAAAGGCAGTTTTCGCTCGAGATTCCCGTACCAGTAGCAACCAAACCGTCCTCTTTCTACCTTTACGTTCAGTCAGATCAGTTTGTAATTTCTGAGCCAAAACCCAGTGAAATTATCAAGTATGGAGAAAACGGCTCGGAAGCGCATCAGAACAATAATTCCATGTTGGTCTCATCAAAACAACGTGATAATCTCCTACAGATCGTCATAAAGAATGTGTCTAATGACATATCCGTATATGGCATTGAATTGAAAGTCAATGAAACAAGCATGCACATACTTAAGACAAAATTGCGTTGGAATGTGTCAGAAGTTAAGGAGAATGGCGTTCTTCTTAGTACAATCAATAATCCCATTAACGCGGGTCAGAAGGCCAAATTCCTCTTCAACGTTAATGACGAAGTTAGTCGCATTTTCTATAAGGTACTATCAAATGAAGGTAAGGTGCTTCTAGAGGATCACATTGAACCGTTCATAGTACGATTTGGTTCAATTCGATGA